One Sphingomonas limnosediminicola DNA segment encodes these proteins:
- a CDS encoding DUF924 family protein produces the protein MTVEEWRAQVLKFWFSLSPDQWWNGGADLDHRIRQSFLKLWAEKRQLPADSFLTDPLTALAAVILFDQFPRNMFSGHADQFSTDHLALAVAAAAVDRGLDEQLPAKERAFIYMPFEHSEDLADQKRSVLLFTELGDDEFLPFAKKHHEIIERFGRFPHRNAILGRAPRPDEIAAGDVKPW, from the coding sequence GTGACGGTCGAGGAGTGGCGTGCGCAGGTCCTCAAATTCTGGTTTTCTCTCTCGCCCGATCAATGGTGGAACGGCGGTGCCGACCTCGACCACCGAATTCGGCAGTCGTTCCTCAAGCTGTGGGCTGAGAAGCGGCAGCTGCCTGCCGACTCGTTCCTGACCGATCCGTTGACCGCGCTCGCCGCCGTGATCCTGTTCGATCAGTTTCCGCGCAACATGTTCTCCGGGCACGCGGACCAGTTCTCCACCGATCACCTCGCGCTGGCGGTCGCGGCGGCAGCGGTCGATCGCGGCCTAGACGAGCAGCTTCCCGCCAAGGAGCGCGCGTTTATCTACATGCCGTTCGAGCACAGCGAAGATCTCGCTGACCAGAAGCGATCGGTGTTGCTGTTCACCGAGCTCGGCGATGATGAGTTCCTGCCCTTCGCGAAAAAGCACCACGAGATCATCGAGCGCTTCGGCCGTTTCCCGCATCGCAATGCGATCCTGGGTCGCGCACCGCGGCCCGACGAAATCGCCGCGGGCGACGTCAAACCCTGGTGA
- a CDS encoding zinc-finger domain-containing protein, which produces MSDIQPPEVIRVSKVQVACDGSGDISPALGHPRVFLRIEPDTGFVECGYCDRRFVYIGGPADSEAA; this is translated from the coding sequence ATGTCAGATATCCAGCCCCCCGAAGTCATCCGCGTGTCCAAAGTGCAGGTCGCCTGCGACGGCTCAGGCGATATCTCGCCTGCGCTCGGTCACCCGCGCGTTTTCCTGCGGATCGAGCCGGACACCGGCTTCGTCGAGTGCGGCTATTGCGACCGCCGCTTTGTCTACATTGGGGGACCTGCGGACAGCGAGGCGGCATGA
- the recQ gene encoding DNA helicase RecQ, with product MTTPHDILKQVFGFDHFRGVQEDVVMRVLGGQHTLAVMPTGAGKSLCYQLPAVAHEGTALVISPLIALMHDQIRSANAIGLRAASLTSADADRERTVERLKAGELDLLYAAPERATGDGFRRLISRTNVSLIAIDEAHCVSEWGHDFRPDYRQLKGLLDDNPDVPRLALTATADRRTRSDILTQLGIPDDGLIIAGFDRPNIRYNVRPRDGLPQQLKSLLAQQPGAGIVYAPSRDKAERIAEQMSGTGRPALPYHAGLDPQVRSRNQAAFVESEDMVMAATVAFGMGIDKPDVRFVAHAGIPKSIEAYYQETGRAGRDGDPAEAWLFWGAEDFARARQRVETEVEPDRRSGERERLNALAAFVEASGCRRAILLSHFGEDPPEACGNCDNCLDPPATIDATEVARKLLSAAFRTEMRFGVGHLADVLAGNDSEKVRSFGHDRLSVFGIANAEEIALVRSVARALIARDALRADAYGGLSFGPGAKPILKGERQITIAVPPPRKRTSRKRFDGPADPLFDALREARRKLAAESGVPPYVIFHDSTLREIAARKPRDLHELGTVQGVGAVKLERYGAAMLDALSTNG from the coding sequence ATGACCACCCCCCACGACATCCTGAAACAAGTCTTCGGTTTCGACCACTTCCGCGGCGTGCAGGAAGACGTGGTCATGCGCGTGCTTGGCGGGCAGCACACGCTTGCGGTGATGCCGACCGGTGCGGGCAAATCACTCTGCTACCAGCTTCCGGCGGTGGCACACGAGGGCACCGCGTTGGTTATCTCGCCTCTAATCGCGCTGATGCACGACCAGATTCGGAGCGCGAATGCCATCGGACTTCGAGCGGCCTCGCTAACGTCTGCAGATGCGGATCGCGAGCGAACCGTGGAGCGGCTGAAAGCCGGCGAGCTCGACCTGCTCTACGCGGCGCCCGAGCGCGCGACGGGCGACGGCTTCCGGCGGCTGATCAGCCGCACGAACGTGTCGCTGATCGCCATCGACGAAGCGCATTGCGTTAGCGAGTGGGGGCACGATTTCCGGCCGGACTATCGCCAGCTGAAGGGCCTGCTCGACGACAATCCGGACGTCCCACGGCTTGCGCTGACCGCGACGGCGGACCGGCGCACACGTTCTGACATTCTGACCCAGCTTGGCATCCCCGATGACGGGCTGATCATCGCTGGCTTCGACCGGCCGAACATTCGCTACAACGTGCGGCCTCGAGACGGACTGCCGCAGCAATTGAAGTCGCTCCTCGCGCAGCAGCCGGGCGCAGGCATCGTCTACGCCCCGAGCCGCGACAAGGCTGAGCGAATCGCCGAGCAAATGTCCGGCACCGGTCGCCCCGCCCTGCCTTACCATGCCGGACTCGACCCGCAGGTGCGCTCTCGCAACCAGGCCGCTTTCGTCGAGTCAGAAGACATGGTGATGGCGGCGACGGTCGCATTCGGCATGGGCATCGACAAGCCCGACGTTCGCTTCGTCGCCCACGCCGGCATCCCCAAGTCGATTGAGGCTTATTACCAGGAGACCGGCCGCGCCGGCCGCGATGGAGACCCAGCCGAGGCTTGGCTGTTCTGGGGCGCGGAAGACTTTGCGCGAGCCCGCCAGCGCGTCGAGACGGAAGTCGAACCTGATCGCCGATCAGGCGAGCGCGAGCGGTTGAACGCCCTCGCCGCGTTCGTCGAAGCCTCGGGTTGCCGGCGCGCCATCCTGCTCAGTCATTTCGGCGAGGATCCGCCCGAGGCTTGCGGCAATTGCGACAATTGCCTGGATCCGCCAGCGACGATCGACGCGACCGAGGTTGCACGCAAGCTGCTGTCAGCCGCTTTCCGTACCGAGATGCGATTTGGCGTCGGGCACCTCGCCGACGTGCTCGCGGGCAACGACAGCGAAAAGGTACGCAGCTTCGGCCACGACCGGCTGTCGGTATTCGGCATCGCCAATGCCGAAGAGATCGCGCTCGTCCGCTCCGTCGCCCGCGCCTTGATTGCGCGCGATGCGCTCCGCGCGGACGCTTACGGCGGCCTGAGCTTCGGGCCCGGAGCAAAGCCGATCCTGAAGGGTGAGCGGCAGATCACCATCGCCGTCCCGCCGCCGCGGAAGCGAACCAGCCGCAAGCGCTTTGATGGGCCGGCCGATCCCTTATTCGATGCGCTGCGTGAAGCGCGCCGCAAGCTCGCCGCCGAGTCCGGGGTGCCGCCCTACGTCATCTTCCACGATTCGACCCTGCGCGAGATCGCCGCGCGGAAGCCGCGCGACCTTCATGAGCTGGGGACGGTCCAGGGCGTCGGCGCGGTCAAGCTTGAGCGCTACGGTGCAGCGATGCTCGACGCTCTTTCTACCAACGGCTGA
- a CDS encoding glycoside hydrolase family 47 protein encodes MDFVRISRRSLLGAGAVALALPSIGAPPNSDNWPALAKDVRNEMLSAWRNYRERAWGKDQIKPISGGFESFSLKNQHLGLSLIEALDTLWIMGFDDEFRDGVDWVKTNLSFDVDGEVSVFETSIRLVGGLLSAFHACGDPALLAKARDLADRLLPSFNASPIGIPHRYINLRTGALRGQETNPAEAGTFIPEFGFLSQATSDDRYRAAAKRALISMFERRSKIGLLADKIDCMTGEWKSRRATIGPPSDSYYEYLWDGWDLLGDRECLAMYRTCTAAILKHQPIRHGPDLWFANVDFETGKPLDNEQDELGSFYGGLLAQGGNKEIGRAHTRTWARVQTRYGVLPESIESTNLAALSTTNDLRPELADAAFNHWLIDRREEWRHLVRDHYLEMKRWNKARYGYADLADVAANPKVQSDHNPGYWWSEQMKYYYLIFADTPRVDYRRLYLSTEGNVLRGLRRRT; translated from the coding sequence ATGGACTTTGTGCGCATCTCTCGCCGGTCATTGCTGGGTGCAGGCGCCGTCGCGCTCGCGCTGCCATCGATCGGAGCACCGCCGAACTCGGACAACTGGCCTGCGCTCGCCAAGGATGTTCGTAACGAGATGCTCTCGGCCTGGCGCAACTATCGCGAGCGCGCCTGGGGCAAGGACCAGATCAAGCCGATCAGCGGCGGCTTCGAAAGCTTCTCGCTGAAGAATCAACACCTCGGCTTGTCGCTGATCGAGGCGCTCGACACCTTGTGGATCATGGGGTTCGACGATGAGTTCCGCGACGGCGTCGATTGGGTGAAAACAAACCTCAGCTTCGACGTCGATGGCGAAGTATCGGTTTTCGAGACCTCGATCCGGCTGGTCGGAGGATTGCTCTCGGCCTTTCACGCTTGCGGCGACCCTGCGCTGCTCGCCAAGGCGCGCGATCTTGCCGACCGCCTGTTGCCGAGCTTCAACGCTTCGCCGATCGGCATCCCGCACCGCTACATCAACCTGCGCACTGGCGCGCTGCGCGGACAAGAAACCAATCCGGCGGAGGCCGGCACGTTCATTCCGGAGTTCGGCTTTCTCAGCCAGGCGACCAGTGACGATCGCTACCGCGCCGCGGCCAAGCGCGCGCTGATTTCGATGTTCGAGCGGCGGTCCAAGATTGGGCTTCTCGCAGACAAGATCGATTGCATGACCGGCGAGTGGAAAAGCCGACGCGCGACGATCGGCCCTCCGTCGGACAGCTACTACGAATATCTGTGGGATGGCTGGGACCTGCTCGGCGACCGTGAATGTCTGGCGATGTACCGCACCTGCACCGCAGCGATCCTCAAACATCAGCCGATACGACACGGGCCCGATTTGTGGTTTGCCAACGTCGACTTCGAAACCGGCAAGCCGCTCGATAATGAGCAGGACGAGCTTGGCTCATTCTATGGCGGCCTGCTCGCGCAGGGCGGCAACAAAGAAATCGGCCGCGCCCATACGCGGACCTGGGCGAGGGTGCAGACGCGCTACGGCGTGCTTCCCGAGAGCATCGAGTCGACCAACCTCGCCGCACTCAGCACGACCAACGACCTGCGGCCGGAACTCGCCGATGCGGCCTTCAACCACTGGCTGATCGACCGTCGCGAGGAATGGCGCCACCTCGTGCGCGATCACTATTTGGAGATGAAGCGTTGGAACAAGGCGCGCTACGGTTACGCCGATCTCGCCGACGTGGCCGCAAATCCGAAGGTCCAGAGCGACCACAACCCCGGCTACTGGTGGTCGGAGCAGATGAAATATTACTATCTCATCTTCGCCGACACGCCGCGCGTCGATTACCGCCGGCTGTACCTCAGCACTGAAGGAAATGTGCTGCGGGGACTGCGCCGCCGAACTTGA
- a CDS encoding TIGR01244 family sulfur transferase, which produces MIRRLDDRTLVSGQIAPEDVAGLAEQGITMLVNNRPDGEEAGQPMAADLEAAAEAAGIAYRHVPIIRGIGPADVEAMQEAIGAAGEGKVLAFCRSGMRSALASALAQRGQGVAREEVEQKLTAAGFDSGPISHLL; this is translated from the coding sequence ATGATCCGCCGGCTCGACGACAGGACTTTGGTCAGCGGCCAGATCGCTCCGGAGGACGTCGCCGGGCTGGCGGAACAGGGCATCACGATGCTGGTCAACAACCGGCCCGACGGTGAAGAGGCCGGTCAGCCAATGGCAGCCGACCTCGAAGCCGCGGCGGAGGCAGCCGGCATCGCCTACCGCCACGTGCCGATCATCCGCGGCATCGGCCCGGCTGATGTCGAAGCGATGCAGGAGGCGATCGGTGCGGCAGGCGAAGGGAAGGTGCTCGCCTTCTGCCGCTCCGGTATGCGGTCAGCGCTCGCCTCTGCGCTGGCGCAGCGCGGCCAAGGTGTCGCCCGCGAGGAAGTCGAGCAGAAGCTGACGGCGGCCGGCTTCGACTCCGGTCCGATATCGCACCTGCTTTAG
- a CDS encoding M3 family metallopeptidase, which translates to MIHQLLAATAAIAVATASTGAVAAPKKAAATASATLPASNPFAQPSTLPFETPDFSRIKDTDYLPALLAGMAQQKTEVTAIANQKATPTFDNTLVPLERSGLLLERAGLAFNAVNGAQTNDVLQATDTKTSPLFAAHNDFIFLNERLFGRVKYLHDHQAELNLHPEQAKLLDVYYKQFVHAGAELPPAKQTELKAYNQRLSSLQTEFTQKLLAAAKASALHLTDRAALAGLSDAQINAAAEAAKSRKLDGYVLSLQNTTQQPLLESLTNHATRQALMDASLTRAEKGGANDTRPLIKEIAQLRSKKAALFGAANWADYTLYDQMAQNRATAIGFLDRLAPAVAAKQQREAADIRALAKQQGATFTPTAADWTYYAEQIRKQRYALDSDQLKQYFEFNKVLEDGVFYAANQLYGLTFKERKDIPTWNADMRAFQVYDADGKELAIFMIDPWKRDNKNGGAWMSNLVNQSYLRGTKPVIFNVENFAKPAPGQPALISWDDVTTMFHEFGHALHGMFAAQTYPTLQGTNVARDFVEFPSQFNENWALDPKILPHYAVNYKTGQTIPQDLVNKILAARTFNQGYDVGEVLEAAHLDLDWHSLPATAPLQDVDKFEADALAKSGYDVADVPPRYRSNYFLHIWSNGYSAGYYAYPWTRMLGQDAFAWFQSHGGLTRANGQRFRNMVLSRGNTLEYGEMYRAFAGHDPSIQPYIDYYGLGGGESAAPAPAPAPAAVPPAAPVETPKKGERGR; encoded by the coding sequence ATGATCCATCAGCTTCTAGCCGCGACGGCGGCAATTGCCGTCGCGACCGCTTCGACCGGCGCTGTTGCCGCGCCCAAGAAGGCCGCCGCCACGGCCTCGGCCACACTGCCTGCTTCCAACCCGTTCGCGCAGCCGAGCACGCTGCCGTTCGAGACGCCGGATTTCTCGCGCATCAAGGACACGGATTATCTGCCCGCGCTGCTCGCCGGCATGGCGCAACAGAAGACAGAAGTGACAGCGATCGCCAACCAGAAGGCAACGCCAACCTTCGACAATACGTTGGTTCCGCTGGAACGCTCTGGCCTTCTGCTCGAGCGCGCCGGTCTTGCCTTTAACGCCGTCAACGGCGCGCAGACCAATGACGTGCTGCAGGCCACCGACACGAAGACGTCGCCGCTGTTCGCCGCGCACAACGACTTCATCTTCCTCAACGAGAGGCTGTTTGGCCGCGTGAAGTATCTTCACGACCACCAGGCTGAGCTGAACCTGCATCCCGAACAGGCCAAGCTTCTCGACGTCTACTACAAGCAGTTCGTCCATGCTGGCGCCGAACTTCCGCCGGCCAAGCAGACGGAACTGAAGGCATACAATCAGCGCCTGAGCTCGCTGCAGACCGAGTTCACGCAGAAGTTGCTCGCCGCCGCCAAGGCCAGCGCGCTTCACCTCACCGACCGCGCCGCACTCGCCGGCCTGTCCGACGCGCAGATCAATGCTGCGGCCGAGGCGGCCAAATCACGCAAGCTCGACGGCTACGTGCTGTCGCTGCAGAACACGACGCAGCAGCCGCTGCTGGAATCGTTGACCAACCACGCGACCCGCCAGGCGTTGATGGATGCGAGCCTGACCCGCGCGGAAAAGGGCGGCGCCAACGACACCCGCCCGCTCATCAAGGAAATTGCGCAGCTTCGCTCCAAGAAGGCGGCGTTGTTCGGCGCCGCCAACTGGGCCGACTACACCTTGTACGACCAGATGGCGCAGAACCGCGCGACGGCGATCGGCTTCCTCGATCGGCTCGCACCGGCGGTGGCGGCCAAGCAGCAGCGGGAGGCCGCGGACATCCGCGCGCTCGCGAAGCAGCAGGGGGCGACCTTCACGCCGACCGCCGCCGACTGGACTTACTACGCCGAGCAGATCCGCAAGCAGCGCTATGCGCTCGATAGCGATCAGCTGAAGCAGTATTTCGAGTTCAACAAGGTGCTCGAGGACGGCGTGTTCTACGCCGCGAACCAGCTTTACGGCCTGACGTTCAAGGAGCGGAAGGACATCCCGACTTGGAACGCCGACATGCGCGCGTTTCAGGTTTACGACGCCGACGGCAAAGAGCTTGCGATCTTCATGATCGACCCGTGGAAGCGGGACAACAAAAACGGCGGCGCCTGGATGTCGAATCTCGTCAACCAGTCGTACCTGCGCGGCACCAAGCCCGTGATCTTCAATGTCGAGAACTTCGCCAAGCCGGCGCCGGGCCAGCCTGCGCTGATCAGCTGGGACGACGTGACGACGATGTTCCACGAGTTCGGACACGCGCTGCACGGCATGTTCGCCGCGCAGACCTATCCGACGCTGCAGGGCACGAACGTCGCGCGCGACTTCGTCGAGTTCCCGTCGCAGTTCAACGAGAACTGGGCGCTCGATCCTAAGATCCTGCCGCACTACGCCGTCAATTATAAGACCGGGCAGACCATCCCCCAGGACCTGGTGAACAAGATCCTCGCCGCGCGCACCTTCAACCAGGGCTATGACGTCGGCGAAGTGCTCGAAGCCGCGCACCTCGATCTCGACTGGCACTCGCTGCCGGCGACGGCTCCGCTTCAGGATGTCGACAAGTTCGAGGCCGATGCGCTGGCGAAGAGTGGCTACGACGTTGCCGACGTGCCGCCGCGCTATCGCTCCAACTACTTCCTGCACATCTGGAGCAACGGCTACTCAGCCGGTTATTACGCCTATCCATGGACGCGCATGCTCGGCCAGGACGCGTTCGCTTGGTTCCAGAGCCACGGCGGCCTGACCCGGGCTAACGGCCAGCGTTTCCGGAATATGGTCCTCTCGCGCGGCAACACGCTCGAATATGGCGAGATGTACCGCGCGTTCGCCGGCCATGACCCGAGCATCCAGCCGTACATCGACTATTATGGCCTGGGTGGCGGTGAAAGCGCTGCGCCGGCGCCGGCGCCGGCACCTGCCGCGGTTCCACCGGCCGCACCTGTCGAGACGCCGAAGAAGGGCGAAAGGGGCCGCTAA
- the tldD gene encoding metalloprotease TldD — translation MTAPDPRRFLYRSLDTDGAKRLAAKHLSSHDDGELYLQYSASEAFGFDDGRLKTADYHSSSGFGLRGVTGETTAFSHANEISEAAIERAAATLKLLDAAKGGPAAPPQRTNQSMYGAEDPLALVPFAEKVALCEQIDAAARARDPRVCQVSVSLAASWSVIDIVRGDGFVASDVRPLVRLGVQIVAEHNGRRETGYHGIGGRYLYGRLFEDAEWERTIDIALAQAITNLDSVDAPAGEMPVVLGPGWPGVLLHEAVGHGLEGDFNRKGTSAFSGRIGERVAAPGVTVIDDGAMELRRGSLTIDDEGTPTRRNVLIEDGFLKGYIQDRLNARLMGVEPTGNGRRESFAHAPMPRMTNTFMLGGKDDPGELLERVKDGIYAKSFGGGQVDITSGKFVFSCTEAYRIRGGKIAEPIKGATLIGDGPTVLTRVKGIGNDLALDEGIGICGKGGQSVPAGVGQPTLLIEGLTVGGTAA, via the coding sequence ATGACCGCTCCGGATCCTCGCCGCTTCCTCTATCGTAGCCTCGACACCGACGGCGCAAAGCGGCTCGCCGCGAAGCATCTATCGTCCCACGACGATGGCGAGCTCTACCTGCAGTATAGCGCGAGCGAGGCCTTCGGCTTCGACGACGGCCGGCTAAAGACCGCCGATTATCACAGCTCGTCCGGCTTCGGCCTGCGCGGCGTAACCGGCGAGACGACAGCCTTCTCGCACGCCAACGAGATCAGCGAGGCCGCAATCGAGCGGGCCGCGGCGACGCTGAAGCTGCTCGACGCCGCCAAGGGCGGGCCGGCCGCGCCGCCGCAGCGGACGAACCAGTCGATGTACGGGGCTGAAGACCCGCTCGCGCTCGTTCCGTTCGCAGAGAAGGTCGCGTTGTGCGAGCAGATCGACGCCGCTGCACGCGCCCGCGATCCGCGTGTCTGCCAGGTCAGCGTTTCACTGGCGGCAAGCTGGAGCGTGATAGACATCGTCCGCGGCGACGGCTTCGTGGCGTCCGATGTCCGCCCGCTCGTTCGGCTCGGCGTGCAGATCGTGGCCGAGCACAACGGCCGGCGCGAAACCGGTTATCACGGCATCGGCGGTCGCTATCTCTACGGCCGGTTATTCGAGGATGCCGAATGGGAGCGTACGATCGACATCGCGCTCGCCCAGGCGATCACCAATCTGGACTCGGTCGACGCACCGGCTGGCGAGATGCCTGTTGTGCTGGGTCCGGGGTGGCCGGGCGTGCTGCTTCACGAAGCAGTCGGCCATGGGCTGGAAGGCGACTTCAACCGCAAAGGCACCTCGGCTTTCTCCGGCCGCATCGGCGAGCGCGTCGCCGCACCGGGCGTTACAGTGATCGATGATGGCGCGATGGAGCTTCGCCGCGGATCGCTGACCATCGACGACGAAGGGACGCCGACCCGCCGCAACGTGCTGATCGAGGATGGATTCCTCAAGGGATATATTCAGGACCGGCTTAATGCGCGGCTGATGGGTGTCGAACCAACCGGCAACGGGCGCCGCGAAAGCTTTGCTCACGCGCCGATGCCGCGCATGACCAACACCTTCATGCTCGGCGGCAAGGACGATCCCGGCGAACTGCTCGAGCGCGTGAAAGACGGAATCTACGCCAAGAGCTTCGGAGGCGGCCAGGTCGATATCACCAGCGGCAAGTTCGTCTTCAGCTGCACCGAGGCTTACCGAATCCGCGGCGGCAAGATCGCCGAGCCGATCAAGGGCGCGACTCTGATCGGCGACGGCCCTACGGTGTTGACGCGGGTGAAAGGGATTGGCAACGACCTCGCCCTCGACGAGGGCATCGGCATCTGCGGCAAGGGCGGGCAGAGCGTGCCCGCGGGCGTAGGCCAGCCGACCTTGCTGATCGAGGGCCTGACCGTTGGGGGCACCGCCGCGTGA
- a CDS encoding putative signal transducing protein, with protein MSGLVEAARFNWPYQAELFRLFLEDRGVSAIVFDTQSAGYADGAMVGVRVMVLDEDLAEAKRLFGEYDA; from the coding sequence GTGAGCGGGCTTGTCGAGGCGGCCCGATTCAACTGGCCATATCAGGCTGAACTGTTTCGACTGTTTCTCGAAGATCGCGGCGTCAGCGCGATCGTCTTTGACACGCAAAGCGCTGGCTACGCAGACGGTGCAATGGTTGGCGTGCGCGTGATGGTGCTCGACGAAGACCTCGCCGAAGCCAAACGACTGTTTGGAGAATATGACGCCTAA
- a CDS encoding ABC transporter ATP-binding protein/permease, with protein sequence MATQADKAQAKPNGGFAALWRFLPMLWPRGQVELKARVVFAVILVLAGKAATLLMPFAYKAVIDGMSGQKAAFAIVAGLVAGYATARFAGVLSDNLRNAIFEKVGQDAARRLAGTVFRHVHDLSLRFHLERRTGSLTKIVERGTKSIDMMLYFILFNIGPTAIELTAICVIFFVKFGAGLVAATLAMVAIYITFTRKVTDWRAQIQRDMNDVDNKAIGRAVDSLLNYETVKYFGAEEREAKRYDEAIGSFTRAAVRNEVSLAWLNIGQALITNLMMAGAMIFTVWGWSRGRFTPGDVVLVNSLLMQLFRPLDMLGWVYRSIRQGLIDMEAMWDLLDTPAEVVDRPDAPALDVAKGAVQFENVQFGYEDGRQILKGLDLDIAPGTSCAIVGPSGAGKSTIARLLYRFYDPSSGRITIDGQDISQVQQRTLRGAIGIVPQDTVLFNDTIGYNIGYGRDQSTHAEVEQAARGAAIDHFISVLPDKYDSMVGERGLKLSGGEKQRVAIARTLLKNPPILVLDEATSALDSRTEQAIQETLDRVARSRTTIMIAHRLSTIVNADQIVVLDEGRVAERGTHEELLDKGGLYADLWQRQQAERLAEEIAEAAE encoded by the coding sequence ATGGCGACACAGGCAGACAAGGCTCAGGCGAAACCGAACGGGGGGTTCGCGGCGCTGTGGCGCTTCCTTCCGATGCTGTGGCCGCGGGGCCAGGTTGAGCTTAAGGCGCGGGTCGTCTTCGCGGTGATCCTGGTACTGGCGGGCAAGGCGGCGACGCTGCTGATGCCGTTCGCATACAAGGCCGTCATCGACGGCATGTCGGGCCAGAAGGCCGCGTTTGCCATCGTTGCCGGTCTCGTGGCGGGCTACGCGACGGCGCGCTTCGCGGGCGTCCTCTCTGACAATCTGCGCAACGCGATCTTCGAGAAAGTCGGGCAAGATGCCGCGCGGCGGCTGGCGGGAACCGTCTTTCGTCACGTCCACGATCTGTCGCTTCGCTTCCATCTGGAGCGGCGGACCGGATCGCTGACCAAGATCGTCGAGCGCGGGACGAAAAGCATCGACATGATGCTCTATTTCATCCTCTTCAACATTGGACCGACCGCCATCGAGCTCACCGCCATCTGCGTCATCTTTTTCGTGAAGTTCGGCGCAGGCCTTGTCGCGGCAACACTGGCGATGGTCGCGATTTACATAACGTTCACCCGCAAGGTCACCGATTGGCGCGCGCAGATCCAGCGCGACATGAATGACGTCGACAACAAAGCGATCGGCCGCGCGGTCGACAGCCTGCTCAATTACGAAACGGTCAAATATTTCGGCGCCGAGGAGCGCGAGGCGAAGCGCTACGACGAGGCGATCGGCTCCTTCACGCGCGCCGCCGTACGCAATGAAGTCAGCCTGGCGTGGCTGAATATCGGTCAGGCGTTGATCACCAACCTGATGATGGCCGGCGCCATGATCTTCACGGTCTGGGGCTGGAGTCGCGGGCGATTCACGCCGGGCGACGTGGTGCTTGTCAATTCGCTGCTGATGCAACTTTTCCGCCCGCTCGACATGCTGGGCTGGGTCTATCGCTCAATCCGCCAGGGCCTGATCGACATGGAAGCGATGTGGGACCTGCTCGACACGCCCGCGGAGGTCGTCGACCGTCCGGACGCGCCGGCGCTCGACGTCGCCAAGGGCGCGGTACAGTTCGAGAATGTTCAGTTCGGTTACGAGGACGGCCGGCAGATCCTGAAAGGTCTCGATCTCGACATCGCGCCTGGCACGAGCTGCGCCATCGTTGGACCGTCAGGCGCGGGTAAGTCGACCATCGCGCGGCTGCTTTACCGTTTTTACGACCCGTCATCCGGCCGCATCACCATCGATGGGCAGGATATCTCTCAAGTGCAGCAACGGACGCTGCGCGGGGCGATCGGCATCGTCCCGCAGGACACCGTCCTGTTCAACGACACGATCGGCTACAACATCGGCTACGGGCGCGATCAGTCCACTCACGCCGAGGTAGAGCAGGCCGCGCGCGGGGCGGCCATCGACCACTTCATCTCCGTGCTTCCGGACAAATATGATTCGATGGTTGGCGAGCGCGGATTGAAACTGTCGGGCGGCGAGAAGCAGCGCGTGGCGATTGCACGCACGTTGCTCAAGAACCCGCCGATCCTCGTGCTCGACGAGGCAACGAGCGCCCTCGACAGCCGGACCGAGCAGGCGATCCAGGAAACCCTCGACCGCGTCGCGCGAAGCCGCACGACGATCATGATCGCCCACCGCCTGTCGACCATCGTCAATGCCGACCAGATCGTGGTGCTCGACGAAGGACGCGTCGCGGAGCGCGGGACGCACGAGGAACTGCTCGACAAGGGCGGGCTCTACGCGGACCTGTGGCAGCGTCAGCAGGCGGAGCGGCTGGCGGAGGAAATCGCCGAAGCGGCGGAGTGA